The proteins below are encoded in one region of Neofelis nebulosa isolate mNeoNeb1 chromosome 17, mNeoNeb1.pri, whole genome shotgun sequence:
- the CXCL17 gene encoding C-X-C motif chemokine 17 codes for MRILISSLLLLLPLMLMPMVSSSRNPGVARGHRDQRQTPRRWLQEGSQECECKDWFLRAPKRKLMTVPRLPKKQCPCDHFKGSVKKTRHQRHHRKPNKHSRACQQFLTRCQLESFALPL; via the exons ATGAGAATTCTaatctcttccctccttctgttGCTGCCACTAATGCTGATGCCTATGGTCTCTAGCAGCCGAAATCCAG GGGTCGCCAGAGGCCATCGGGACCAACGCCAGACTCCTAGGAGGTGGCTCCAAGAAGGCAGCCAAGAATGTGAGTGCAAAG ACTGGTTCCTGAGAGCTCCTAAAAGAAAACTCATGACAGTGCCCAGGCTGCCAAAGAAGCAGTGTCCCTGTGACCATTTCAAGGGCAGTGTGAAGAAAACCA GGCACCAAAGGCACCACAGGAAACCAAACAAGCACTCCAGAGCCTGCCAGCAATTTCTCACGCGATGTCAGCTGGAAAGCTTTGCTCTGCCTTTATAG